A stretch of Crossiella cryophila DNA encodes these proteins:
- a CDS encoding DedA family protein — MPELLLLATFLVAVVPLAPTEAFVISAGLLAANGQLSLPVVILVTAVGCLISDLINFRIGYRFGPPALDRFERRKGGTPLAVRWVRARLEQHGEPVLVAARFVPGGGIAGAMLAGTFRMGPRRFTVAAVIGSTLWATYASLLGYTGGKLTADPVLGLLLSIALAAMLSLMVALLVRRAQRRADETERLEREALEALLAS; from the coding sequence GTGCCTGAGCTGCTGCTGCTGGCGACCTTCCTGGTCGCGGTCGTTCCGCTGGCGCCCACCGAGGCGTTCGTCATCAGCGCCGGACTGCTCGCCGCAAACGGTCAGCTCTCGCTGCCGGTGGTCATCCTGGTCACCGCGGTCGGCTGTCTCATCTCGGACCTGATCAACTTCCGGATCGGCTACCGGTTCGGCCCGCCAGCGCTGGACCGCTTCGAGCGGCGCAAGGGCGGCACGCCGCTGGCGGTGCGCTGGGTACGCGCCCGGCTGGAGCAGCACGGCGAGCCGGTGCTGGTCGCGGCCAGGTTCGTGCCCGGCGGCGGCATCGCGGGCGCCATGCTGGCCGGCACCTTCCGGATGGGTCCGCGCCGGTTCACCGTGGCCGCGGTGATCGGCTCCACGCTGTGGGCCACCTACGCCTCGCTGCTGGGCTACACCGGCGGCAAGCTGACCGCCGACCCGGTGCTCGGGCTGCTGTTGTCCATCGCGCTGGCCGCCATGCTCAGCCTGATGGTGGCGCTGCTGGTCCGCCGGGCCCAGCGCCGCGCGGACGAGACCGAACGGCTCGAACGCGAGGCGCTGGAAGCCCTGCTCGCCTCCTAG
- a CDS encoding lysozyme yields MTKPLRTTLVALLATAAALASGLPAHAEPGNHAMGSQIAKHEGRSARPATFDAAASVPGMDVSSWQGNVDWARAWANGARFAYVKATESTTYRNPYFNQQYGGSYNVGMIRGAYHFAAPNLTSGATQANYFVDNGGGWSPDGKTLPGLLDIEYNPYGGDTCYGIGQRAMVTWISDFVNTYRSRTGRWPVIYTATNWWNQCTGNLADYSQVSPLFIANYSGSPGPLPQRWLYHTIWQHADSGVFPGDQDLFNGTYDRLKVLATNRD; encoded by the coding sequence ATGACCAAACCCCTGCGCACCACCTTGGTCGCCCTGCTCGCGACCGCCGCCGCCCTGGCCTCCGGCCTGCCAGCGCACGCCGAACCCGGCAACCACGCCATGGGTTCGCAGATCGCCAAACACGAGGGCCGCTCCGCCCGGCCCGCCACCTTCGACGCCGCGGCCTCGGTGCCCGGCATGGACGTCAGCAGCTGGCAGGGCAACGTGGACTGGGCGAGGGCCTGGGCCAACGGCGCCCGCTTCGCCTACGTCAAGGCCACCGAGAGCACCACCTACCGCAACCCGTACTTCAACCAGCAGTACGGCGGCTCGTACAACGTGGGCATGATCCGCGGCGCGTACCACTTCGCCGCGCCCAACCTGACCAGCGGCGCCACCCAGGCGAACTACTTCGTGGACAACGGCGGCGGCTGGTCGCCGGATGGCAAGACCCTGCCCGGCCTGCTGGACATCGAGTACAACCCCTACGGCGGGGACACCTGCTACGGCATCGGCCAGCGCGCGATGGTCACCTGGATCAGCGATTTCGTGAATACCTACCGGTCGCGGACCGGGCGCTGGCCGGTGATCTACACGGCCACCAACTGGTGGAACCAGTGCACCGGCAACCTGGCCGACTACAGCCAGGTCAGCCCGCTGTTCATCGCCAACTACAGCGGCTCACCCGGCCCGTTGCCGCAGCGCTGGCTCTACCACACGATCTGGCAGCACGCCGATTCCGGCGTCTTCCCCGGCGACCAGGACCTGTTCAACGGCACCTATGACCGGCTCAAGGTGCTGGCGACCAACCGCGACTAG